From Mycolicibacterium nivoides, a single genomic window includes:
- a CDS encoding YcnI family protein, protein MIVTAAPAAAHVRVDEGQQPPRGGYGIVRLIVPTESEQASTIGVTVTVPDNIELTSARTLPIPGWTANVETEPTGDGQRVSRITWRAIDKAGGIKPTEYGEFAFSAGPWPENAETVPLLSDQSYSDGSVVSWNEIAVDKDSEPEHPAPVVTLGAAEAGHTHDGHGAPTLVPAGSPGGESWLWRATSVVALLLALGSSAALAVTLRRRS, encoded by the coding sequence ATGATCGTCACGGCGGCACCAGCGGCCGCCCATGTCCGGGTGGACGAAGGACAGCAACCTCCGCGGGGCGGCTACGGAATCGTGCGGCTCATCGTGCCGACCGAATCCGAGCAGGCATCCACGATCGGCGTGACCGTGACCGTGCCCGACAACATCGAGCTGACCTCGGCCCGCACGTTGCCGATTCCCGGGTGGACGGCGAATGTGGAGACCGAGCCAACCGGCGACGGCCAACGGGTGTCCCGGATCACCTGGCGCGCGATCGACAAGGCCGGCGGGATCAAACCCACGGAGTACGGTGAGTTCGCGTTCTCCGCGGGTCCGTGGCCCGAGAACGCGGAAACCGTCCCGCTCCTTTCGGATCAGTCCTACAGCGACGGTTCGGTGGTGTCGTGGAACGAGATCGCCGTCGACAAGGACAGCGAACCCGAACATCCGGCACCGGTCGTGACCTTGGGAGCGGCGGAGGCGGGCCACACGCATGACGGCCACGGCGCACCCACGCTGGTACCAGCCGGATCGCCGGGTGGCGAGTCGTGGCTATGGCGCGCGACCTCCGTCGTCGCGCTGTTGCTCGCACTCGGCAGTTCTGCCGCCTTGGCAGTCACGCTGCGGCGCAGGTCCTAG
- a CDS encoding LLM class flavin-dependent oxidoreductase produces the protein MTQLSVLDQVPVPRGTSSGCAIRSSVELAREAEDLGYASYWFAEHHLDQGRASSAPAILIALVIQATNRIKLGSAATVLPFHTSLEIAEEFGSLAAVAPGRVVLGLGRSKQGYGKSAPYREISEILTAVTAHPGSQDGDVAVAANGSDFLFELLGYLSNAPLTVPDDESRIREILNYLERPVAVVGGEEYRVSPGYQEDLGLAVFGGESGWSATIAAKYGLPLYVNAHSVKNDIVGTVQRYRDDFQPSKRLDSPYVGVSAHAIAAETDELGRRLEETYLRTLASLRARGTYLPSEPVTDGGFIEPDSQKFADSRALSFAGSPGFVVDKLRALTGSVSADELLVSTIVYAPDVRRASYRLIAENWD, from the coding sequence ATGACACAGCTATCGGTACTCGATCAGGTGCCTGTCCCGAGAGGGACGAGCAGCGGCTGCGCGATCCGCAGCAGCGTCGAACTCGCCCGCGAGGCGGAAGATCTCGGGTATGCCTCGTACTGGTTCGCCGAACATCACCTGGACCAGGGCCGAGCCTCGTCGGCACCGGCGATCCTGATCGCCCTTGTCATCCAGGCCACCAACCGGATCAAGCTGGGTTCGGCAGCGACAGTGCTGCCGTTTCACACCAGCCTGGAAATTGCCGAGGAGTTCGGTTCGCTGGCGGCGGTGGCACCGGGCCGTGTGGTGCTCGGACTCGGCCGTTCCAAGCAGGGCTACGGCAAGTCGGCACCCTACCGGGAGATCAGCGAGATCCTGACGGCGGTCACGGCGCACCCGGGGAGCCAGGACGGCGATGTCGCTGTGGCGGCCAACGGCAGTGACTTCCTGTTCGAGTTGCTCGGATATCTGTCCAACGCTCCACTCACGGTGCCTGACGATGAGTCGCGCATCCGCGAGATCCTCAACTACCTTGAGCGCCCGGTCGCAGTGGTCGGTGGCGAGGAGTACCGGGTCTCCCCCGGTTATCAGGAGGATCTCGGGCTCGCCGTGTTCGGCGGTGAATCAGGCTGGAGTGCGACCATTGCTGCGAAGTACGGTCTTCCGCTCTATGTCAATGCGCACAGCGTCAAGAACGACATCGTCGGCACGGTGCAGCGATACCGGGACGATTTCCAGCCCTCCAAGCGGCTGGACTCCCCCTACGTCGGCGTATCCGCACACGCCATCGCGGCTGAAACCGATGAGTTGGGAAGGCGTTTGGAGGAAACGTACCTGCGGACACTGGCCAGTCTGCGGGCCCGTGGAACCTATCTGCCGTCCGAACCGGTCACCGACGGCGGGTTCATCGAACCGGACAGCCAGAAGTTCGCCGACTCCCGCGCGCTGAGTTTCGCCGGTTCCCCGGGATTCGTGGTCGACAAGCTGCGCGCCCTGACCGGCAGCGTGTCCGCCGACGAGCTTCTGGTGAGCACCATCGTCTACGCCCCTGACGTCCGCCGCGCGTCCTATCGCCTGATCGCCGAGAACTGGGACTAG
- a CDS encoding ABC transporter permease — MVTTEAATPTAVQPSPAVEPAPGASPRTPLWRARLAKYDKYLYGAVGVTLVVFAWWSATATGVLDPKFLTPPQTVLSKLADGLAAGGDLRQQVWPSLRRGLSGFLIGTGLGVVLGILVGSVRVLEKAFDPVLLFFRSLSILALFPVFLLFFGIGEQSKVAIVTWAAFWPVFISTVNAVKGVEKILLNAARTLGAGRAYIFTRVVLPASVPNIFPGVRLAASYAFTALVAAEYLGATEGIGIYIRSSQESYQIAAMYSGIVVLGIIGVTLNLLLAGVEKRLTAWQLGLTNK, encoded by the coding sequence TTGGTAACAACTGAAGCGGCTACGCCCACAGCCGTACAGCCGAGTCCGGCCGTCGAGCCTGCCCCCGGCGCGTCCCCGCGAACTCCCCTGTGGCGGGCACGGCTGGCCAAGTACGACAAATATCTCTACGGGGCTGTCGGCGTCACGCTGGTGGTGTTCGCCTGGTGGTCGGCAACCGCCACCGGGGTGCTCGACCCGAAGTTCCTGACACCGCCGCAGACCGTGCTGAGCAAGCTCGCCGACGGACTGGCAGCCGGGGGCGATCTGCGTCAACAGGTATGGCCCAGCTTGCGCCGGGGCCTGTCGGGCTTCCTGATCGGGACAGGACTCGGCGTGGTTCTCGGCATCCTGGTGGGCTCGGTCCGAGTGCTGGAGAAGGCATTCGACCCGGTGCTGCTGTTCTTTCGCAGCCTGTCGATCCTGGCGTTGTTCCCGGTGTTCCTGCTGTTCTTCGGTATCGGTGAACAGTCCAAGGTGGCAATCGTCACGTGGGCGGCGTTCTGGCCGGTCTTCATCAGCACCGTGAATGCGGTCAAGGGAGTCGAGAAGATTCTGCTCAACGCGGCGCGCACGCTCGGGGCCGGACGCGCTTACATCTTCACCCGGGTGGTACTGCCGGCCTCCGTCCCGAACATCTTCCCGGGGGTGCGGCTCGCGGCGTCCTACGCCTTTACCGCCTTGGTGGCAGCCGAATACCTCGGTGCCACAGAAGGAATCGGCATCTACATCCGCTCCAGCCAGGAGAGTTATCAAATCGCGGCCATGTATTCGGGAATCGTGGTGCTCGGCATCATCGGTGTCACTCTCAACCTCCTGCTCGCTGGGGTCGAAAAGCGCTTGACTGCCTGGCAACTCGGCCTTACCAACAAGTAG
- a CDS encoding ABC transporter ATP-binding protein → MTQASIAESPADTAGVKIRARGLRKEFPHVGKGVKDAPTVTEVLRTFDLDIHEGEFLALLGPSGCGKSTFLNILAGLESYDGGELLLDGSPVRGVSKNVGVVFQSYALFPWLSVQKNVEVGLKVRSIPSDERHQTSQRILKTVGLENFAHHLPHRLSGGMRQRVAIARSLAYDPEVLVLDEPFAALDAQTREFLQNELLRIWESGARKKTILFVTHSIDEAIFLSDRIAVMTKRPGSVKDLIDVSLPRPRDDDSRASAEFGRIRGQVAQILKEEVEVGNN, encoded by the coding sequence ATGACCCAGGCAAGCATTGCCGAATCTCCCGCCGACACCGCCGGCGTCAAGATCCGCGCCCGAGGCCTGCGCAAGGAGTTCCCGCACGTCGGCAAAGGCGTCAAAGACGCGCCGACCGTGACCGAGGTACTGCGAACCTTCGACCTCGACATCCATGAGGGTGAATTCCTGGCATTGCTCGGTCCCAGCGGGTGTGGCAAGTCGACTTTCCTCAACATCTTGGCCGGCCTGGAGAGTTACGACGGAGGTGAGCTACTGCTGGACGGCTCACCCGTACGCGGGGTGAGCAAGAACGTCGGGGTGGTTTTTCAGAGCTACGCCCTGTTCCCGTGGTTGTCGGTACAGAAGAACGTCGAAGTCGGGCTGAAGGTGCGGTCCATCCCATCGGACGAACGCCACCAGACATCGCAGCGGATCCTCAAAACCGTTGGCCTGGAGAACTTCGCGCACCACCTCCCCCATCGCCTCTCCGGTGGTATGCGTCAACGGGTCGCGATCGCGCGATCGTTGGCCTACGACCCCGAGGTCCTGGTCCTCGACGAACCGTTTGCCGCGTTGGACGCCCAGACCAGAGAGTTCCTTCAAAACGAACTGTTGCGGATCTGGGAGTCGGGTGCGCGCAAGAAGACGATCCTGTTCGTCACCCACTCCATCGACGAAGCGATCTTTCTGTCGGACCGGATCGCGGTGATGACGAAACGGCCGGGTTCGGTCAAAGACCTCATCGACGTGAGCCTGCCGAGACCACGCGACGACGATTCGCGCGCCAGCGCGGAATTCGGCCGTATCCGTGGTCAGGTGGCCCAGATCCTCAAGGAGGAGGTCGAAGTTGGTAACAACTGA
- a CDS encoding ABC transporter substrate-binding protein, producing the protein MLDSRSKIPSRFRRGAVTLIAVAFAATAFAGCSSGGSSDLAQDDKVVPADPSNPVHFKWSEDPKAPSLVKIADEFGLWDKASIRPEYVGAVDSGQLPALLGTGDITFASFMFNRSLSAVAAGVDLKVIASRTYTTKDGPHMEYFVRKDSDLDETNLKQLEGKTVGLASLKGCAEFILKDYLVKNGVDIDKVKFLTQSESLLPQSLQQGGVDLAVIHPPLNGVLRTDPDVKVAFSDFNNSGNDGGLAPISASGKFIRKYPEQTREFIGILAKVANWGNAHPEEYRDIVAKLTGLPKEQITKYYYANNLILDKEQTGFWWGLAERVGTLTPEESKLKPEDIATNEFNPYAKSPALIDSQADNTEILTDGEI; encoded by the coding sequence ATGCTCGATTCGCGGAGCAAGATACCCAGTCGATTCCGCCGCGGCGCCGTCACCCTCATCGCGGTGGCATTCGCGGCGACCGCGTTCGCCGGGTGTTCATCGGGCGGTTCCTCCGACCTGGCGCAGGATGACAAGGTTGTTCCCGCCGACCCCAGCAACCCGGTCCATTTCAAGTGGTCCGAAGATCCCAAGGCGCCGTCGCTGGTGAAGATCGCCGACGAATTCGGTCTGTGGGACAAAGCCAGCATCCGTCCCGAGTATGTGGGTGCGGTGGATTCCGGCCAGCTGCCCGCCCTGCTCGGGACGGGTGACATCACGTTCGCGTCGTTCATGTTCAACCGCTCGTTGTCGGCCGTGGCGGCCGGGGTCGACCTGAAGGTCATCGCCTCGCGCACCTACACGACCAAGGACGGGCCGCACATGGAGTACTTCGTACGCAAGGACTCCGATCTCGACGAGACCAACCTCAAGCAGTTGGAAGGGAAAACGGTCGGGCTGGCGTCGCTCAAGGGCTGCGCCGAGTTCATCCTCAAGGACTACCTCGTCAAGAACGGGGTGGACATAGACAAGGTCAAGTTTCTGACCCAGTCCGAAAGCCTTCTGCCGCAGTCACTTCAGCAGGGCGGCGTCGACCTTGCGGTGATCCATCCGCCGCTCAACGGCGTGCTGCGCACCGATCCCGACGTCAAGGTGGCGTTCTCCGACTTCAACAATTCCGGAAACGACGGCGGGCTGGCTCCGATCAGTGCCAGTGGCAAGTTCATCCGCAAATATCCCGAGCAGACCCGCGAGTTCATCGGGATTCTGGCCAAGGTGGCCAACTGGGGCAACGCCCATCCTGAGGAGTACCGCGACATCGTCGCCAAGCTCACCGGTCTGCCCAAGGAGCAGATCACCAAGTACTACTACGCGAACAATCTGATCCTCGACAAGGAACAGACCGGCTTCTGGTGGGGCCTGGCCGAACGCGTCGGAACCCTCACTCCCGAAGAATCCAAGCTCAAGCCGGAAGACATCGCCACCAACGAATTCAACCCGTACGCAAAATCTCCCGCCCTGATCGATTCCCAGGCCGACAACACCGAGATCCTGACCGACGGGGAGATCTGA